A single Saccharolobus shibatae B12 DNA region contains:
- a CDS encoding dTDP-glucose 4,6-dehydratase — protein sequence MRVMVLGGAGFIGSAFVRELNKRGIRPLVYDLLTYAGRLENLKDTDHEFVKGDIRDEKLHEAIAKYRPEVVVNFAAETHVDRSIYKPQDFLTTNILGTVNVLDASRHYNFKYIHISTDEVYGEECGNENSPLNPSSPYSASKASADLFVRAYVRTYKVEAIIIRPSNNYGPRQFPEKFIPKAIIRTLLGLHVPIYGDGKAERDWIFVEDTGRIIADLIEKAEWSGEVYNIPGGQRYSVLDVVKMIGEVMGREVEVRFVNDRPGHDRRYCMTTGLRYEVTPLREGLRKTVEWYLNNRWWWKPLIKDRFFVEDEPWSKGGVNT from the coding sequence ATGAGGGTAATGGTATTAGGAGGGGCGGGTTTTATAGGTTCTGCGTTTGTAAGGGAGTTAAATAAGAGGGGAATTAGGCCATTAGTTTACGACTTGCTTACTTACGCCGGTAGGTTAGAGAATTTGAAGGATACGGATCACGAATTCGTTAAAGGTGACATTAGGGATGAAAAGCTTCATGAAGCAATAGCTAAGTATAGGCCAGAAGTAGTAGTAAATTTCGCTGCTGAAACTCATGTTGACCGTTCAATTTATAAGCCCCAGGATTTCTTGACTACTAACATTTTGGGGACTGTGAACGTTTTAGATGCATCACGCCATTATAACTTCAAATACATTCACATTTCTACTGACGAAGTTTACGGTGAAGAATGTGGTAATGAGAACTCTCCTCTTAATCCCTCTTCACCTTACAGTGCATCTAAGGCTTCTGCAGATTTATTCGTAAGGGCTTACGTTAGGACTTATAAAGTAGAGGCAATAATTATTAGGCCTTCAAATAATTATGGACCCAGACAATTTCCAGAAAAGTTTATTCCTAAAGCTATAATTAGGACTTTGTTAGGTCTTCACGTTCCTATTTACGGTGACGGTAAGGCTGAGAGGGATTGGATATTCGTTGAAGACACTGGTAGGATAATTGCAGATTTAATAGAAAAGGCTGAATGGAGTGGAGAAGTTTACAATATTCCGGGAGGGCAGAGATATAGTGTACTAGATGTGGTTAAGATGATAGGTGAGGTAATGGGGAGAGAGGTTGAAGTTAGGTTTGTTAATGATAGGCCGGGACATGATAGGAGGTATTGTATGACTACCGGGCTTAGATATGAGGTTACTCCTTTAAGGGAGGGGCTGAGGAAAACTGTTGAGTGGTATTTGAATAATAGGTGGTGGTGGAAGCCACTGATAAAGGATAGGTTTTTCGTTGAGGATGAGCCTTGGAGTAAGGGAGGCGTAAATACATAG
- a CDS encoding glucose-1-phosphate thymidylyltransferase: MEAVILHGGQGTRLRPLTHTGPKQLIKVAGKPVSQWVLEQIRDAGIKDVITILGDNNPTRVVEYYGDGSRFNVSIRYVYQGKARGLADAIYRVKDLVSDRFIVYLGDNIVPYDLSKFSNFHGSASILLAKVDNPQRFGVAIIKDEKVVKLIEKPKERISDLALVGVYGFTREIFEVIENLKPSWRGELEITDAIQGLIDKGREVEYQIVDGWWKDTGTPKDILEANYFLLDKHTVRRIEGEVKDSTIDGRVVIERGASIINSIIRGPVYIGVGSKVVNSYIGPFTSIGDNCIIENSEIENSVLLDNVTVKGVSLMDSLIGNNSRVEKGNKWQKLIVGENSTVII; this comes from the coding sequence ATGGAAGCGGTTATATTACATGGTGGGCAGGGGACTAGGTTAAGGCCTTTGACGCACACTGGCCCTAAACAGTTGATTAAGGTTGCAGGAAAGCCCGTTTCACAATGGGTTTTAGAACAGATAAGGGATGCAGGAATTAAAGATGTAATAACGATCCTCGGCGATAACAACCCTACGAGAGTTGTGGAATATTACGGCGATGGTAGCCGATTTAACGTAAGTATACGTTATGTTTATCAAGGCAAGGCTAGGGGATTAGCGGATGCTATTTACCGAGTTAAAGATTTAGTCTCAGATCGTTTTATAGTTTACTTAGGGGACAACATAGTACCTTACGATTTATCGAAGTTCTCTAATTTTCACGGCTCAGCATCGATCCTTTTAGCAAAAGTGGATAACCCCCAGAGGTTCGGGGTTGCAATTATAAAGGACGAGAAAGTGGTTAAGTTAATAGAGAAGCCTAAGGAGAGGATTTCAGACTTGGCACTTGTAGGAGTTTACGGTTTTACAAGGGAGATCTTTGAGGTGATAGAGAACCTAAAGCCGTCTTGGAGGGGCGAGTTAGAAATAACTGATGCAATACAAGGCCTTATAGACAAGGGGAGAGAGGTAGAATATCAAATAGTTGACGGCTGGTGGAAGGATACGGGAACCCCTAAGGACATACTAGAAGCTAATTACTTCCTCTTAGATAAACACACTGTTAGGAGGATTGAAGGAGAAGTGAAGGATTCTACAATTGACGGTAGAGTTGTTATTGAAAGGGGAGCTTCCATAATTAACTCGATAATTAGGGGGCCAGTTTATATAGGGGTTGGAAGTAAAGTGGTCAATTCTTATATTGGCCCCTTCACGTCAATAGGGGATAATTGCATTATAGAAAATAGTGAAATAGAGAACAGTGTTCTGTTAGATAACGTTACGGTTAAAGGGGTTTCCCTTATGGACTCCCTCATAGGGAATAATTCGAGAGTGGAAAAAGGTAATAAGTGGCAGAAGTTGATAGTAGGTGAGAATTCTACGGTGATAATATGA
- a CDS encoding SDR family oxidoreductase has protein sequence MRILITGASGQLGLELSSVLKGELIKTFNTREVQGGYRLDLENFSQLEDFIIKKRPDVIINTASMTDVDKCDVERERAYRVNAEAVKHIVRASRVIEAYLIHISTDYVFDGQKGLYKEEDLPNPVNYYGLTKLLGETYALSYDDSLVIRTSGVFRHKGFPLYVYKTLREGKEVNAFKGYYSPISARKLAETVAELIGFRKTGIIHIAGERISRFELAIKIKEMFNLPSEVREVDEVKGWIAKRPFDSSLDISKSKKLLSTDFYSIEENLKYMVI, from the coding sequence ATGCGGATATTAATAACGGGTGCTTCTGGGCAGTTAGGCTTAGAGCTTTCTTCAGTTTTAAAGGGAGAGTTAATAAAGACCTTTAATACTAGAGAAGTACAGGGAGGTTATAGGCTAGATCTTGAGAACTTCTCCCAACTAGAAGACTTTATAATAAAGAAGAGGCCAGACGTTATAATAAACACTGCCTCAATGACTGATGTAGACAAATGCGATGTGGAAAGGGAAAGGGCTTACAGGGTTAACGCTGAGGCCGTTAAACACATAGTTAGGGCTTCTCGCGTTATTGAGGCTTATCTAATTCACATAAGCACTGATTACGTCTTTGACGGTCAGAAAGGGCTTTATAAGGAGGAAGACTTACCTAACCCCGTTAATTATTACGGCCTAACAAAGTTATTAGGGGAAACTTACGCACTCTCTTACGACGATAGCTTAGTAATTAGAACTTCTGGAGTCTTTAGACATAAGGGCTTTCCCTTATACGTTTACAAAACGTTAAGGGAGGGCAAAGAGGTTAATGCTTTTAAGGGTTATTACTCTCCCATCTCTGCAAGAAAGTTAGCTGAAACAGTAGCGGAACTAATAGGCTTCAGAAAAACCGGTATAATTCACATAGCAGGTGAGAGGATTTCGCGTTTCGAATTAGCCATTAAGATTAAGGAGATGTTTAACTTACCCAGCGAGGTTAGGGAAGTTGATGAGGTTAAGGGTTGGATAGCTAAAAGACCATTCGATTCCTCTTTAGACATTTCAAAATCTAAAAAACTCCTTTCAACAGACTTTTATTCTATAGAAGAGAATTTAAAATACATGGTGATATGA
- the rfbC gene encoding dTDP-4-dehydrorhamnose 3,5-epimerase translates to MPFDFEELGLGILLIKPKVFPDNRGYFKEIFKGSEFKKAGIPIPLQANVSYSKRGVIRGLHYQLPPKEQGKIITVLEGKIIDVAIDVRKSSPNLGKYVYAELSKENHFMLWIPPGFAHGFQALEDSIVLYFITHNEYSPQHERCINYSFIKEWNKDEAILSDKDAKCPPLDKAEVFE, encoded by the coding sequence ATGCCTTTCGATTTTGAGGAATTAGGCTTAGGGATTCTGTTAATAAAACCTAAAGTATTTCCAGATAATAGAGGTTACTTTAAAGAGATATTCAAGGGATCAGAATTTAAGAAAGCAGGAATTCCTATTCCCCTTCAAGCTAACGTTTCATATTCTAAACGCGGAGTAATTAGGGGTCTCCATTATCAACTACCGCCTAAGGAACAAGGTAAGATAATTACGGTTTTGGAGGGTAAAATAATCGATGTCGCTATTGACGTTAGGAAGAGTTCCCCGAATTTGGGAAAATACGTCTATGCAGAGCTCAGTAAGGAAAACCATTTCATGTTGTGGATCCCTCCAGGTTTTGCACACGGCTTTCAAGCACTCGAGGATTCGATAGTCCTTTACTTCATTACACATAACGAGTATTCCCCCCAGCATGAGAGGTGTATTAATTACTCCTTTATTAAGGAGTGGAATAAGGACGAGGCAATATTGAGTGATAAAGACGCGAAATGTCCGCCATTAGATAAGGCTGAGGTTTTTGAATAA
- a CDS encoding division/cell wall cluster transcriptional repressor MraZ, whose translation MGKEFILKIDDRGRITIPKEVRELIKSKSKIAENVKKYSIKNFARLMW comes from the coding sequence GTGGGCAAGGAGTTTATATTAAAAATTGATGATAGAGGTAGAATCACTATACCTAAAGAAGTGAGAGAACTAATTAAAAGTAAGAGTAAAATTGCTGAAAATGTTAAAAAATATAGTATAAAGAACTTTGCTAGGTTAATGTGGTAA
- a CDS encoding type II toxin-antitoxin system VapC family toxin codes for MKEKYVFDAGPLSLLFAGRKEVKKYFEEMYRGNAIIYMSEVNLAEFLYIYISKKGKDIGIARHRYIRNSPIKIISPNERITESATLLKSKYSYLSLSLADAFLIATAKEVKGKAITTDEDIEKTKEVETITIPLD; via the coding sequence TTGAAAGAGAAATACGTTTTTGATGCAGGACCTCTATCCTTATTATTCGCCGGAAGAAAAGAAGTTAAAAAGTATTTTGAAGAAATGTATAGGGGTAATGCAATAATTTATATGAGTGAAGTAAATTTAGCTGAATTTCTCTACATTTATATTTCAAAGAAGGGAAAAGATATTGGAATAGCTAGACATAGATACATTAGAAATTCTCCAATCAAAATAATATCTCCTAATGAAAGAATAACTGAAAGTGCCACACTATTAAAGAGCAAATATTCCTATTTATCTTTATCTCTAGCTGATGCATTTCTAATAGCTACGGCAAAGGAAGTTAAAGGAAAAGCTATTACTACTGATGAAGACATAGAAAAGACTAAAGAGGTTGAAACGATAACAATTCCTTTAGATTAA
- a CDS encoding AbrB/MazE/SpoVT family DNA-binding domain-containing protein — translation MERRRVKVYKKGIIVIPKEIREKLGIKEGDIIELVVNGDKISIEKPATLLDLFGVDGDEAVEIAKEIIKERRKEVEREIRF, via the coding sequence ATGGAAAGACGTAGAGTAAAGGTTTATAAGAAAGGAATAATAGTTATTCCTAAAGAAATTAGGGAAAAACTTGGAATAAAAGAGGGAGATATAATAGAATTAGTTGTTAATGGAGATAAGATAAGCATAGAGAAGCCTGCAACTCTTTTAGATCTTTTTGGCGTAGACGGAGATGAAGCTGTGGAAATTGCTAAGGAGATAATTAAGGAAAGGAGGAAAGAAGTTGAAAGAGAAATACGTTTTTGA
- a CDS encoding AbrB/MazE/SpoVT family DNA-binding domain-containing protein produces MERVIRIGKRNAIYIPKEIANRLNLKEGDRLVIVVEDDKIELIPVRKPSKYWAETSPEEVEEIGEKISKSLGINS; encoded by the coding sequence ATGGAGAGGGTAATAAGGATAGGTAAAAGAAATGCAATTTACATTCCTAAAGAGATTGCCAATAGACTTAACTTAAAAGAAGGTGATAGATTAGTTATAGTTGTAGAGGATGATAAGATTGAGCTAATACCGGTTAGGAAACCTTCAAAGTATTGGGCTGAAACAAGCCCAGAGGAGGTAGAGGAAATTGGAGAAAAGATTAGCAAATCTCTCGGAATTAATAGTTGA